A portion of the Fibrobacter sp. UWB16 genome contains these proteins:
- a CDS encoding HD domain-containing protein produces MDTSVLDKAIVFAVKAHAGTGRRGKGFPYIVHPMEAVEIVATMTDDQDLMAAAALHDTVEDTSVTLDDISREFGSRVAKLVEEESDVFMEGVSESDSWHSRKQAAIDRLAGASRDAKIVAMGDKLSNARIIYRDFVQKGDELWKIFHVTDIKEHEWHYRGLAASLKELEGTFAYAEFTDLIEKIFGGRK; encoded by the coding sequence ATGGATACTTCTGTTCTCGACAAGGCGATTGTTTTTGCGGTCAAGGCGCATGCCGGTACGGGGCGCCGCGGGAAAGGTTTCCCGTACATTGTCCACCCGATGGAGGCTGTGGAAATTGTAGCGACCATGACTGATGACCAGGATTTGATGGCGGCTGCCGCATTGCACGATACCGTTGAAGATACGTCTGTTACGTTGGATGATATCAGTCGCGAGTTTGGGTCGCGCGTGGCGAAACTTGTGGAAGAAGAATCGGATGTGTTCATGGAAGGCGTGAGCGAATCGGATTCTTGGCATTCTCGTAAGCAGGCGGCGATTGATCGCTTGGCAGGGGCCAGTCGCGATGCAAAGATTGTGGCGATGGGTGATAAGCTCAGCAATGCAAGAATCATTTATCGTGATTTTGTCCAAAAAGGCGATGAACTCTGGAAGATTTTCCACGTGACCGATATTAAGGAACACGAATGGCATTATCGCGGTTTGGCTGCATCGTTGAAAGAACTTGAAGGAACTTTCGCGTATGCAGAATTTACGGATTTGATTGAAAAGATATTTGGCGGTAGAAAATAA
- a CDS encoding GTP pyrophosphokinase family protein: MSEDSVEKYGLNPAETMILEDYREKMPIYERLRDFVCDLLKKKVAENNIYVTAVEARIKAEASLAEKLERKNGKYKSLTDLTDILGARVIAFYNDDVDKIAALVESLFEIDWKNSVDKRKMHELDSFGYNSLHFICTIPKTLFEDPECPELNEIRFEIQMRTALQHVWATLDHDTGYKSGFEIPHEYLRNLNRLAGMLELVDEQFCKIRTEINNYRYHVQSLVHSGRFDEVALNGDSFTNYLKLRPFDKLNQRIAAINQAEIHESSMMPFLKALKFLRFNTLADVDKLIKENSDDAYHLAAFQLANTDLDIINSSLGVISLLVVYILKKGGGVAGIRTILDDLYGESASHEAWANRLYKNALKLSFMNR, from the coding sequence ATGAGCGAAGACTCTGTTGAAAAATATGGGTTGAATCCTGCTGAAACGATGATCCTTGAGGATTATCGCGAAAAGATGCCGATTTATGAACGGTTGAGAGATTTTGTTTGCGACTTGCTCAAGAAAAAAGTGGCAGAGAATAACATTTATGTGACTGCTGTTGAAGCGCGAATCAAGGCCGAAGCAAGCCTTGCCGAAAAACTTGAACGTAAAAATGGCAAGTACAAATCTCTGACTGATTTGACCGATATTTTGGGTGCCCGCGTGATTGCGTTCTACAATGATGATGTGGATAAAATTGCGGCACTCGTAGAGAGTTTATTTGAAATTGACTGGAAGAACAGCGTTGACAAGCGTAAAATGCACGAGCTCGATAGCTTTGGCTATAACTCGTTGCATTTTATATGCACTATCCCGAAAACGCTATTTGAAGATCCGGAATGCCCTGAGCTCAATGAAATTCGTTTTGAAATCCAGATGCGCACAGCATTACAGCATGTGTGGGCTACGCTGGATCACGATACGGGTTACAAGTCGGGCTTTGAAATTCCGCATGAATACTTGCGCAATTTGAATCGCCTTGCGGGCATGCTTGAACTTGTCGATGAACAGTTCTGCAAAATTCGAACGGAAATTAACAATTACAGATATCATGTGCAGTCGCTTGTGCATTCGGGACGCTTTGATGAAGTGGCGTTGAATGGCGACTCATTTACGAATTATCTGAAATTGCGACCGTTTGATAAGCTGAACCAGCGCATTGCGGCAATCAACCAAGCTGAAATTCACGAGTCTTCGATGATGCCTTTCTTGAAGGCGCTAAAATTCTTGCGCTTCAATACGCTTGCGGATGTGGATAAACTCATCAAGGAAAATTCCGATGATGCGTACCACTTGGCCGCATTCCAGCTTGCGAATACGGATTTGGATATTATCAACTCGTCGCTTGGCGTGATTAGCCTGCTTGTGGTGTACATCTTGAAAAAAGGTGGCGGCGTGGCTGGGATCCGGACGATTCTGGATGACCTTTATGGTGAATCTGCAAGTCACGAAGCTTGGGCAAATCGACTCTACAAGAATGCGCTGAAACTCTCGTTCATGAACCGGTAA
- a CDS encoding GGDEF domain-containing phosphodiesterase, with product MLFTLAALVEKQNLKNVLFWGAVFSLTPYMIYSDWIYHGMMHLLTCMMGEVPLLLDVIVDYMSRVILIPVAIFVFGRVLSIHWSASLFMLSASVGVGYLGMVVGKTQVGAALVNLVAIFIWWKLLWNELLFVRNTQIFARFGFLGFVTLFSMLVNLAMYVCVRMIEVTPEFLNYLVFVSWFFWLTLTIAVKLIFRTVRLTQQAEIARNHDKLTGLPNALLFSNYVQDLLFRNPRKRYAFVAFDLENFKAFNERFGFEEGDGALKFMADTFKTLFGERYVTHVSCDTFRVVGDAAGMKAKIKEAHDKIRSFSTQGVLELKAGVYVQRVENENVERCFMRARLAEATTKGVYDEYVAVYADEMGARERLKMYLIAHIDEAVEKEYIKVFYQPVVDINTNKLCGFEALARWDDPEHGFLPPLDFVGVLEDAHLIQKLDLFVLKKICEKYRVETNLGNKCVPISFNLSRLDFKLSDIYKELSRLTKEYNVPHEMIHIEITESVLDGDEDGYIREQVTRFQKDGFEVWMDDFGSGFSSLNVLKDYDFDFLKIDMMFLRNFTEKSKVIIRAIVEMAKLLHIGTLSEGVEIKEHLDFLKEIGCDRVQGYYYSKPLPYDEVMAVLKEKGISI from the coding sequence TTGCTTTTTACGCTGGCTGCGCTTGTTGAAAAACAGAACTTGAAGAATGTACTTTTTTGGGGTGCCGTTTTTTCGCTGACCCCCTACATGATTTATTCGGACTGGATTTATCACGGGATGATGCATTTGCTTACGTGCATGATGGGCGAGGTTCCGTTATTGCTCGACGTGATAGTGGACTACATGAGCCGCGTCATTTTGATTCCTGTGGCCATTTTTGTTTTTGGGAGGGTGCTTTCGATTCACTGGTCTGCGTCGTTGTTCATGCTTTCGGCCTCCGTCGGCGTGGGCTACCTCGGCATGGTGGTGGGCAAGACGCAGGTTGGCGCAGCCCTGGTAAACTTGGTTGCAATTTTCATTTGGTGGAAACTCCTTTGGAATGAACTTTTATTTGTCCGTAACACGCAAATCTTTGCGCGCTTTGGGTTCTTGGGTTTTGTCACGTTATTTAGTATGCTAGTGAACCTCGCCATGTATGTGTGCGTGCGCATGATCGAGGTAACTCCTGAATTTTTGAATTACCTTGTCTTTGTATCGTGGTTCTTCTGGCTTACGCTTACGATTGCGGTGAAGCTTATTTTTAGGACGGTGCGCTTGACGCAACAGGCGGAAATTGCGCGTAACCATGACAAGTTGACGGGGCTCCCGAATGCGCTTCTGTTCTCGAACTACGTGCAGGACTTGCTCTTTAGGAACCCGAGGAAACGCTATGCGTTTGTCGCCTTTGATTTGGAGAATTTCAAGGCCTTTAACGAGAGGTTTGGCTTTGAAGAAGGTGACGGTGCGCTGAAGTTCATGGCGGATACGTTTAAGACGCTGTTCGGGGAGCGCTATGTGACGCATGTGTCGTGCGATACGTTCCGCGTTGTAGGTGATGCCGCCGGGATGAAGGCAAAAATCAAGGAAGCGCATGACAAGATTCGTAGCTTCTCGACTCAAGGTGTGCTAGAGCTCAAGGCGGGCGTGTATGTGCAGCGTGTTGAAAATGAAAACGTAGAACGTTGCTTTATGCGGGCTCGCCTTGCCGAAGCGACGACCAAGGGCGTCTACGATGAATATGTCGCCGTTTATGCCGATGAAATGGGCGCCCGTGAACGCTTGAAAATGTACTTGATTGCACACATTGACGAGGCTGTAGAAAAGGAATACATCAAGGTCTTTTATCAGCCCGTCGTGGATATCAATACGAACAAGCTTTGTGGCTTTGAAGCGCTTGCCCGTTGGGATGACCCGGAGCACGGCTTTTTGCCGCCGCTTGATTTTGTCGGCGTTTTAGAAGACGCTCACTTGATCCAGAAGCTGGACTTGTTCGTGCTCAAGAAAATTTGCGAAAAATACCGTGTGGAAACGAATTTGGGGAACAAGTGTGTCCCAATTTCGTTTAACCTCTCGCGCCTGGACTTTAAGCTGAGCGACATTTATAAGGAACTTTCGAGGCTGACCAAAGAATACAATGTGCCGCATGAGATGATCCATATCGAGATTACGGAATCGGTGCTGGATGGAGACGAGGACGGCTATATCCGTGAGCAGGTGACGCGTTTCCAGAAAGACGGTTTTGAAGTCTGGATGGATGACTTTGGCTCGGGCTTCTCGTCGTTGAACGTGTTGAAAGATTATGACTTTGACTTTTTGAAAATCGACATGATGTTCTTGCGGAATTTCACGGAAAAGTCCAAGGTAATTATCCGCGCCATTGTGGAAATGGCTAAACTATTGCATATTGGAACGCTTTCGGAAGGCGTGGAAATAAAGGAACATCTGGATTTCTTGAAGGAAATTGGATGCGACCGCGTGCAGGGCTATTATTATTCGAAACCGCTCCCGTATGATGAGGTGATGGCTGTGCTCAAAGAAAAGGGCATTTCGATATAG
- the pgi gene encoding glucose-6-phosphate isomerase: protein MSKLTDSKEWKALEAHAEVAKTWQMKELFAKDPTRADKFSAEACGLFLDYSKNIITDETMAKLQDLLKSANFEDMRAKYFAGEKINTTEKRAVLHTALRYKGNDPICVDGKDVMPEVRAVLKHMEDFTHLVRSGKWKGQSGKSIKYVVNIGIGGSDLGPVMVTEALKPYAEKPIAGETSPEVYFVSNIDGTHMAETLKKVNIEETLFIVASKTFTTLETMTNAETAKAAVLKAFNGDKSAIAKHFVALSTNTEAVSEFGIDTANMFEFWNWVGGRYSLWSAIGLSIALRIGFENYMKLHQGAYEMDQHFKTAPADKNLPVILALIGVWYNNFFGASSYAMLPYDQYLHRLAAYFQQADMESNGKTVDRDSKRVNYQTGPILWGEPGTNGQHAFYQLIHQGTKMIPCDFIAPANSHNKIGDHHQKLLSNFFAQPEALMNGKTLAQAQEELRAAGKSEEEIAFLAPHKVFEGNKPTNSIMMDYVSPERLGALIAMYEHKIFTQGVIWNINSYDQWGVELGKQLAKKILPELAKADAELHHDSSTNGLIKWYKAHQA, encoded by the coding sequence ATGTCTAAACTGACTGATTCTAAGGAATGGAAGGCCCTCGAGGCCCATGCCGAAGTCGCCAAGACTTGGCAGATGAAGGAACTCTTCGCGAAGGACCCGACTCGCGCCGACAAGTTCAGCGCCGAAGCCTGCGGACTCTTCCTCGACTACTCCAAGAACATCATCACCGACGAAACCATGGCAAAGCTCCAGGACCTCCTGAAGTCTGCCAATTTCGAAGACATGCGCGCCAAGTACTTTGCTGGCGAAAAGATTAACACCACCGAAAAGCGCGCCGTGCTCCACACCGCACTCCGCTACAAGGGCAACGATCCGATTTGCGTCGATGGCAAGGATGTCATGCCTGAAGTTCGCGCCGTGCTCAAGCACATGGAAGACTTCACTCACCTCGTCCGTAGCGGCAAGTGGAAAGGCCAGAGCGGCAAGTCCATCAAGTACGTTGTGAACATCGGTATCGGCGGTTCCGACCTCGGTCCGGTGATGGTCACCGAAGCTCTCAAGCCGTATGCAGAAAAGCCGATCGCAGGCGAAACTTCTCCGGAAGTCTACTTTGTTTCTAACATCGACGGCACCCACATGGCCGAAACCCTCAAGAAGGTGAACATCGAAGAAACGCTCTTCATCGTTGCTTCCAAGACGTTCACGACTCTTGAAACCATGACGAACGCCGAAACCGCAAAGGCTGCCGTCCTCAAGGCATTCAACGGCGACAAGTCCGCTATCGCAAAGCACTTCGTCGCACTCTCCACCAACACCGAAGCTGTTTCTGAATTCGGCATCGACACTGCAAACATGTTCGAATTCTGGAACTGGGTTGGCGGCCGCTATTCTCTGTGGTCTGCAATCGGTCTCTCCATCGCTCTCCGCATCGGCTTCGAAAACTACATGAAGCTCCACCAGGGCGCATACGAAATGGATCAGCATTTCAAGACCGCTCCGGCCGACAAGAACCTCCCGGTCATCCTCGCCCTCATCGGCGTTTGGTACAACAACTTCTTTGGCGCATCCAGCTACGCCATGCTCCCATACGACCAGTACCTCCACCGCCTCGCTGCCTACTTCCAGCAGGCCGACATGGAATCCAACGGCAAGACCGTTGACCGCGATTCCAAGCGCGTGAACTACCAGACGGGTCCGATCCTCTGGGGCGAACCAGGTACGAACGGCCAGCACGCCTTCTACCAGCTCATCCACCAGGGCACCAAGATGATTCCGTGCGACTTCATCGCCCCGGCAAACAGCCACAACAAGATTGGCGATCACCACCAGAAGTTGCTCTCCAACTTCTTCGCTCAGCCGGAAGCTTTGATGAACGGCAAGACTCTCGCCCAGGCCCAGGAAGAACTCCGCGCCGCCGGCAAGTCCGAAGAAGAAATCGCATTCCTCGCTCCGCACAAGGTATTCGAAGGCAACAAGCCGACGAACTCCATCATGATGGACTACGTGAGCCCGGAACGCCTTGGCGCTCTCATCGCCATGTACGAACACAAGATCTTCACGCAGGGCGTTATCTGGAACATCAACAGCTACGACCAGTGGGGTGTTGAACTCGGCAAGCAGCTCGCCAAGAAGATCCTCCCGGAACTTGCAAAGGCCGATGCCGAACTTCACCACGACAGCTCCACTAACGGACTGATCAAGTGGTATAAGGCCCACCAGGCTTAA
- a CDS encoding GTP-binding protein has translation MKQPIRNIAILAHVDAGKTTLSERILFAAGEIHRPGRVEDGLATMDYMPEEKERGITIESGVAHFEWKNTWFNFIDTPGHVDFGAEVDMALTAVEGAVLVVSAASGVETQTLASFRKLRESRVRTILFVNKLDNPDYSLDETLINIEETLGVRPVLMSVPQFKNGKMCAMLDVLSQSRLVHSESGAEVLDDGWESDAGAAEERALLKKYYDEAVEFASNFDDEILSLALENKPVPPKMLLRGLKALAASDEYVICYAGSALEGFGIRSLVTALSFFLPEVPTFDENELGQVVRLRHFRGVGEISLFRSHVDLLRRDWPTGFEFSRLKANMLLPVDEIRSGDIYAMVSPFETELGQVIWLDGCGMCSESAERDAAGNVVENAALNGNAAPSISENYLPLLQTRVECVRTEDYAHVERSLSVLARMDPSFRVQKDDGGFWYLHTVGEVQLDVLLARLKREFGCEVRAGSPEVRWQERLCRAVGPAENTFQIGPHKMSISISASPLEGDAHDIRLSAEFMEKAPLEILAGVRSALLESTEVGVLGKGPLVGVRFEVHRFEWTEGALPPMIKKCCADAVAKLVKPADVQLYEPVMELSLECPVNFAGLVTGDIQAREGKVKEIEGDGKTHFLKADVPLRKIFGYATGVRSISKGTALYSMKLLGYRPATV, from the coding sequence ATGAAACAGCCGATTCGAAATATTGCCATTCTCGCCCACGTTGATGCGGGCAAGACGACACTTTCTGAGAGAATCCTTTTTGCGGCGGGCGAAATTCACCGCCCGGGGCGCGTGGAAGATGGCTTAGCCACGATGGACTACATGCCCGAAGAAAAGGAACGCGGCATCACGATTGAAAGTGGCGTGGCGCATTTCGAATGGAAAAATACATGGTTCAATTTTATCGATACGCCGGGGCATGTCGACTTTGGTGCCGAAGTCGATATGGCGCTTACGGCTGTGGAAGGCGCTGTGCTTGTGGTGAGTGCCGCAAGTGGCGTTGAGACGCAGACGCTTGCATCGTTTCGCAAGTTGCGCGAATCTCGCGTGCGTACGATTTTGTTCGTAAATAAGCTCGATAATCCCGATTACTCGCTGGATGAAACGCTCATCAACATTGAAGAAACGCTTGGCGTGCGCCCGGTGCTCATGTCTGTGCCGCAATTTAAAAATGGCAAGATGTGCGCGATGCTCGATGTGCTGAGCCAGAGCCGTTTGGTGCATTCGGAATCGGGTGCGGAAGTTCTCGATGACGGTTGGGAATCAGATGCGGGTGCGGCAGAAGAACGTGCGCTTTTGAAAAAGTATTACGATGAGGCGGTGGAATTTGCAAGCAACTTTGACGATGAAATTTTGTCGCTTGCGCTTGAAAATAAGCCGGTGCCGCCGAAGATGCTTTTGCGCGGGCTCAAGGCTCTTGCGGCTAGCGATGAGTACGTGATTTGTTATGCGGGTTCTGCGCTGGAAGGGTTTGGCATTCGCAGCCTTGTGACTGCGCTTTCGTTCTTTTTGCCGGAAGTCCCGACGTTTGATGAAAATGAGCTTGGGCAAGTTGTGCGCCTGAGGCATTTCCGTGGCGTGGGCGAGATTTCGCTGTTCCGCAGTCACGTGGATTTGTTGCGCCGTGATTGGCCTACGGGTTTTGAATTTTCGAGGCTCAAGGCGAATATGCTTTTGCCGGTGGATGAAATCCGTTCGGGCGATATTTATGCGATGGTCTCGCCGTTTGAAACGGAACTCGGGCAGGTGATTTGGTTAGATGGTTGTGGAATGTGCAGCGAGAGTGCGGAGCGAGATGCGGCGGGGAATGTTGTTGAAAATGCCGCGCTGAATGGGAATGCCGCGCCGTCGATCAGCGAAAATTATTTGCCACTTTTGCAGACTCGTGTGGAATGCGTACGCACGGAAGATTACGCCCACGTGGAACGCAGCCTTTCGGTGCTTGCGCGAATGGACCCGAGTTTCCGCGTGCAAAAGGACGATGGCGGATTCTGGTATTTGCATACCGTGGGCGAAGTGCAGCTTGATGTTTTGCTTGCTCGCCTCAAACGTGAATTTGGTTGCGAAGTGCGTGCAGGGAGTCCTGAAGTACGCTGGCAAGAACGCTTGTGCCGTGCTGTAGGACCTGCTGAAAATACGTTCCAGATTGGGCCGCATAAAATGTCCATCAGCATTTCGGCTTCTCCGCTAGAGGGTGATGCTCATGACATTCGCTTGTCTGCGGAGTTCATGGAAAAGGCTCCGCTTGAAATTTTGGCAGGCGTGCGCTCGGCGCTTTTGGAATCGACTGAAGTCGGTGTGCTCGGCAAGGGCCCGCTTGTAGGCGTACGTTTTGAAGTCCATCGCTTTGAATGGACAGAAGGGGCGCTCCCGCCGATGATCAAGAAGTGCTGTGCCGATGCGGTGGCAAAACTCGTGAAGCCTGCGGATGTGCAGTTGTACGAACCTGTGATGGAACTTTCGCTCGAATGCCCGGTGAATTTTGCGGGGCTTGTGACGGGCGATATTCAGGCGCGTGAAGGCAAGGTGAAAGAAATCGAAGGCGATGGCAAAACGCACTTCTTGAAAGCCGATGTTCCTCTTCGCAAAATTTTCGGTTATGCTACGGGCGTTCGTAGCATCAGCAAAGGCACTGCGCTTTATAGCATGAAGTTGCTCGGGTATAGGCCGGCAACAGTTTGA
- a CDS encoding SIMPL domain-containing protein, translating to MSRVKEALLLAIAILGLGAFLYCAMIHTKDRDRVVSVRGLSEREVKADFVIWPIVYKEVGNDLSLIHDAVQTKNATLAKFLRENGVDAAEISWSAPEIEDAQGERYGDNRRPFRYIATVVTTVASKNVDRVREIMGKQGDLLKQGIAFAGDDYRYRKIYSFNGLNEIKPTMIDEANKNARAAAEKFATDSESKLGKIKTATQGQFSISDRDENTPFIKNVRVVTNVQYFLED from the coding sequence ATGTCTAGAGTTAAAGAAGCTTTGTTGTTGGCTATTGCTATTCTCGGACTTGGCGCGTTCCTCTATTGCGCTATGATTCATACGAAAGATCGCGACCGTGTTGTGTCAGTCCGTGGGCTCTCGGAACGCGAGGTCAAGGCGGATTTTGTGATTTGGCCGATTGTGTACAAAGAAGTCGGTAATGACCTTTCGTTGATTCACGATGCTGTGCAGACGAAGAATGCGACGCTTGCGAAGTTCTTGCGCGAAAACGGTGTGGACGCTGCAGAAATCAGCTGGTCTGCTCCGGAAATCGAAGATGCTCAGGGTGAACGCTATGGCGATAACCGCCGTCCGTTCCGTTACATTGCAACCGTGGTAACGACCGTTGCATCGAAGAATGTGGACCGCGTCCGTGAAATCATGGGCAAGCAAGGCGACCTTTTAAAACAAGGTATTGCTTTTGCTGGTGATGATTACCGCTACCGTAAAATTTACAGTTTCAATGGCTTGAACGAGATCAAGCCCACGATGATTGACGAAGCGAACAAGAATGCCCGTGCCGCTGCTGAAAAGTTTGCGACGGATTCCGAAAGCAAGCTCGGTAAAATCAAGACGGCTACGCAGGGCCAGTTCTCCATTAGCGACCGTGATGAGAATACGCCGTTTATCAAGAACGTGCGCGTAGTGACCAATGTCCAGTATTTCTTGGAGGACTAA
- a CDS encoding DUF58 domain-containing protein: MADKELLDKEVLKTVSRIELSVRGTLDTVMTGAYHSSFKGNGMEFSEVREYMPGDDVRTIDWNVTARTGTPYVKKFIEEREMTMLLMVDASSSSEFGSGKQMKGEVMATLTALLAFAAIKNNDKVGLLIYTDQVELFIPPEKGRKHVLRLIREILYFKPQHHGTNTQVALEYAGKILNRRAVVVVMSDFLDEGFENAFKILRKRHDVLAVSVVDPREMELPPAGLVELEDPETGETLLIDTGDAAFREAFAREAKRQGKATKELFQRMSIDFVRIETHDDFKETVAPLIEHFRRRAKAARL, from the coding sequence ATGGCCGATAAAGAATTGCTTGATAAAGAAGTTTTAAAGACCGTTAGCCGCATTGAACTTTCTGTGCGCGGCACGCTCGACACCGTGATGACCGGAGCTTACCACAGTTCCTTCAAAGGGAACGGTATGGAATTCAGCGAAGTTCGCGAATACATGCCCGGCGATGACGTGCGCACGATTGACTGGAACGTGACCGCCCGAACCGGCACGCCTTACGTCAAAAAGTTCATCGAAGAACGCGAAATGACCATGCTCCTCATGGTCGATGCTTCAAGCAGCTCCGAATTCGGTTCTGGCAAGCAAATGAAAGGTGAAGTCATGGCAACGCTCACGGCTCTCCTCGCATTCGCCGCCATCAAGAACAACGACAAGGTCGGCCTCCTCATTTACACCGACCAAGTCGAACTTTTCATCCCGCCCGAGAAAGGCCGCAAGCACGTGTTGCGCCTCATCCGCGAAATTCTCTACTTCAAGCCGCAGCACCACGGCACCAACACGCAGGTCGCCCTCGAATACGCCGGCAAGATTCTGAACCGCCGCGCCGTGGTCGTCGTGATGAGCGACTTTTTGGATGAAGGTTTCGAAAACGCGTTCAAGATTTTGCGCAAGCGCCATGACGTTCTCGCCGTGTCCGTCGTGGACCCGCGTGAAATGGAACTCCCGCCCGCAGGCCTCGTAGAACTCGAAGACCCCGAAACCGGCGAGACACTTTTGATTGATACCGGCGATGCCGCCTTCCGCGAAGCATTCGCCCGCGAAGCCAAACGTCAAGGCAAGGCAACCAAGGAACTCTTCCAGCGCATGTCGATTGACTTTGTTCGCATCGAGACTCACGACGACTTCAAGGAAACCGTCGCCCCGCTCATCGAACACTTCCGCCGCCGCGCGAAAGCCGCACGACTCTAA